A genomic window from Macaca mulatta isolate MMU2019108-1 chromosome 19, T2T-MMU8v2.0, whole genome shotgun sequence includes:
- the MARCHF2 gene encoding E3 ubiquitin-protein ligase MARCHF2 isoform X2 — protein MTTGDCCHLPGSLCDCSGSPAFSKVVEATGLGPPQYVAQVTSRDGRLLSTVIRALDTPSDGPFCRICHEGANGECLLSPCGCTGTLGAVHKSCLEKWLSSSNTSYCELCHTEFAVEKRPRPLTEVSFRYHCQLYSEWRKTNQKVRLKIREADSSEGPQHSPLAAGLLKKVAEETPV, from the exons ATGACGACGGGTGACTGCTGCCACCTCCCTGGCTCCCTGTGTGACTGCTCTGGCAGCCCTGCCTTCTCCAAGGTCGTGGAGGCTACGGGCCTCGGACCGCCCCAGTATGTGGCACAGGTGACTTCGAGGGATGGCCGGCTCCTCTCCACCGTCATCCGTGCCTTGGACACACCGAG TGACGGTCCCTTCTGCCGGATCTGCCACGAGGGAGCAAATGGGGAGTGCTTGCTGTCCCCGTGTGGCTGCACCGGCACTCTGGGTGCTGTGCACAAGAGCTGTCTGGAGAAGTGGCTTTCCTCATCTAACACCAGCTACTGCGAGCTGTGCCACACGGAGTTTGCAGTGGAGAAACGGCCTCGACCGCTCACAGAG GTCTCCTTCCGCTACCACTGCCAGCTGTACTCCGAGTGGAGAAAGACCAACCAGAAAGTTCGCCTGAAGATCCGGGAAGCGGACAGCTCCGAGGGCCCCCAGCATTCTCCGCTGGCGGCTGGACTCCTGAAGAAGGTGGCAGAGGAGACGCCAGTATGA
- the MARCHF2 gene encoding E3 ubiquitin-protein ligase MARCHF2 isoform X1 encodes MTTGDCCHLPGSLCDCSGSPAFSKVVEATGLGPPQYVAQVTSRDGRLLSTVIRALDTPSDGPFCRICHEGANGECLLSPCGCTGTLGAVHKSCLEKWLSSSNTSYCELCHTEFAVEKRPRPLTEWLKDPGPRTEKRTLCCDMVCFLFITPLAAISGWLCLRGAQDHLRLHSQLEAVGLIALTIALFTIYVLWTLVSFRYHCQLYSEWRKTNQKVRLKIREADSSEGPQHSPLAAGLLKKVAEETPV; translated from the exons ATGACGACGGGTGACTGCTGCCACCTCCCTGGCTCCCTGTGTGACTGCTCTGGCAGCCCTGCCTTCTCCAAGGTCGTGGAGGCTACGGGCCTCGGACCGCCCCAGTATGTGGCACAGGTGACTTCGAGGGATGGCCGGCTCCTCTCCACCGTCATCCGTGCCTTGGACACACCGAG TGACGGTCCCTTCTGCCGGATCTGCCACGAGGGAGCAAATGGGGAGTGCTTGCTGTCCCCGTGTGGCTGCACCGGCACTCTGGGTGCTGTGCACAAGAGCTGTCTGGAGAAGTGGCTTTCCTCATCTAACACCAGCTACTGCGAGCTGTGCCACACGGAGTTTGCAGTGGAGAAACGGCCTCGACCGCTCACAGAG TGGCTGAAGGACCCGGGGCCGCGGACCGAGAAGCGGACGCTGTGCTGCGACATGGTGTGTTTCCTGTTCATCACGCCGCTGGCCGCCATCTCGGGCTGGTTGTGTCTGCGCGGGGCCCAGGACCACCTCCGGCTCCACAGCCAGCTGGAGGCCGTGGGTCTCATTGCCCTCACCATCGCCCTTTTCACCATCTATGTCCTCTGGACGCTG GTCTCCTTCCGCTACCACTGCCAGCTGTACTCCGAGTGGAGAAAGACCAACCAGAAAGTTCGCCTGAAGATCCGGGAAGCGGACAGCTCCGAGGGCCCCCAGCATTCTCCGCTGGCGGCTGGACTCCTGAAGAAGGTGGCAGAGGAGACGCCAGTATGA